In bacterium, the genomic window CCCGTGGTCCTTCGAGACTTCCAGCGTGAACACCGGCGTGGGGTCTTCGCGCCCTGGCGCCGTCGGTCCGAGTTCGAGGTGGACCTGCAGCCAGTTCACGAAGATCCACGTCTGATCGGCCGAGAAGTACGTGGTCTGCCGCACGCACCGGATCGGCCGGGTGAAGTAGCGGTAGTGCACGCCGGTCGGCACAACCCCGGGCGTCGCCGCGATGACGGGCGTCAGCGTGCGGAGCACCACGCGCGTGAGCGCCACGGCCGCCGACTCTCCCGATCCGGTCAGGCTGCGCAGACTGACTCTCGTGACGCCGACGGGCGCAGTGATCCCGTCGCCCGTGAGGGTCCGCACCGCAACGCGCGTGAGGTCAATCGCCTGCGAGGCCATGACTTAGTACGTCTTCACCGCGCCCGCTTCCATCGCGTTGAACTCGGCCTCGGTCCATGCGAGATCCGTCGCCGGGTTCACAGTGAACCGCGGCCGGAATCGCTGGATGCTGGTGCTGAGTCCCTGGGCGGACGAGTCGAAATGATCGTCGGCCACCTGCACCGAGGCGGCGACCGAGCCCCACCCGGCCGCCTCGATACGGGCGTCCAGCACGGCCATGACATCCACGATCGGCGCGCCCGCGTTCTTCAATACGTCGTGGCCGTAGGTTTCCCGGTCGCCAACACCGGACAGGACCACGTAGGTGGTCAGGTCGTCTGGTTCCGGCGACTCGTTGACCCGGGTGTAGTGGTCCGTGCCCGAGCCCCCGACGGGCGTCCCGAAGTTGTTGTCGAGAGAATCCCCGGTCGGGAAGTGGCTATCCACGCGGTAGTCCCCGACGACGTCCGAGGCCAGAATCAGATCATCGAAGTAGACGGCCGTCGCGGCGGGCCCGCAGTACCCGCAGCCGTAGACCAGGTGCGTGATGCTTGCCGTCGCGCCGTTCTGGGTGTTGAGGCCGGTGAGCTGCAGGACGTTCGTGTCGTTCACGTAGACGTCGATCGTCCCGGCTGTCGCATGAATCGTGACCACGGCCTGCAGCGACACGGCGGTCGCACCAACGACCCCCGCCTCTGACGTGCCAAGCACGGTCGCGCCGACACCACCCTGCGAGAAGTCGTATCCGGACGCCGCGGCGTCACGGAGGGCCGAGAGCGAGCCGTCCGGGTTGAGGCGAATTGAGACGTGGCCGCCGTCCCCGTTCTGGAAGTCGAAGAGGTAGATCGCGCGAGCCAGTTGGTTCGTCACCTGGACGACGCACCTCGCGGCGAGCGTGGGTGTCCCGCCCGACCGCGCGAAGCGCGAGACGTAGTCGCCCATCGCGGTGGCGGCCTGGCACAGCAGGCGCCGGCCGCCAAAGCGGCCACCGGTGACGGTCGTCGGCGTGCCGATGACACGCGCGTGTTCGCGCGCCGGGCTCGTGTAGTCGTCGAAGCCGTCGTAATCGTAAATGGTGGTGGACATCGTTCGCCTCTACTCGGCGTACCCCTGCACGATTTCCGAGAACCAGACGCCGAGCGCCTCGCAGTAGGTCATCCGGACGAGGTCGCACTTGCCGGGGGTCAGCGTGACCGTCGGCGCGACCCCGCCAGGCCAGGCCACGGACGCCGGCCAGGTCACCGCGAATCCCCCGCTGCCGGACCGGACGGCGAGCAGATACTGCCCCCCGTCCTCACCATTCCGAATGGCGACGGCGCAGGACGCGGTCAGCGTGACGATCTGTTTGCGCCCTCGCGACCAGTCCACGACCGCCGCCGATCCCACCGGCCCGCGGTCTATCCACTCGATCGGTTCTGGCTGAAAGAAGTCCGACCACGGGCCACGCATCACGAAGCGTCGATCGTCGACCAGCGGCGCGGAGAGCGGAGGGATTCTCGCCATTACGCCGCCTCCACGAGCGTGTCCTCGGCCACCTCGAGGTCCACCGCGTAGATCGCGCCCGTTGACGGATCGCCCACCAGGTGCTGCCCGTTGAAGCAGGTGTGGCAGCGCGCCGGGAACGGCCGCCAGTTCGCCCGGTCGGGGTCCCACACGCCCCACTCCATCCAGGCGTTTGTCGAGACATCGAAGAGCCAGGTGGTCGGCAGGTCGGGGACGTAGAGCGCGTACCAGAGGTGCTTTTCGTACTCCATCGCCCACGCCACGGCCTCGGCGAGGCGAGCAGACTTGCCGAGTTGGTGCTGGACCGCGTGGGTCGAGACGACAACGGGCGTGTAGCCGTTCATCCGCCAGACCTGGCCGCGTCCGTGGGCGTCTTGCCCGATGTAGTAGATCGTGTTGTCGAGCACCACCGCCGACCACGGGGCGAGGATGCCGTGCTCGATCTGGGCGCCGCCGTAGGGCGCGAACGGGAAATTCGACGCGCCGTTGTTGTACCAGACGGTCGTGTTCTTCGAGCCCATCAACCAGAGTTGGCGCTGAAGGACCACCATCGCCCGAAGGTTGTCCGACGACGTCGAGACCTCGCCGAGGTCGAGGCCGTCCCACGAGGTTCCGTTCTCGAGCGAGGAAATCTTGAACTGGCGCGTATTGCCCCGCAGCCCGACGAAGTACCCGTCGACGAACGCCGCCATCGTGAGCGGCCTGGGCAAGTCCGGGTCGGTGATCTGCGCGAACCGGTTGTGCCGCAGGTCAAAGCGGTAGCCCCTTCCGCCTGACGTCGTGAGGACCTGATAGCCGGCGGTGCCGTTGCTGCTGATGGTCGCCGGGTTGGCGTCTGGCGCCATGACGCCGCGGGCGATGCTCGTGCGGTTCGCCAGCACCTCGTAGAAGCGGTCGCCGCCGACCCCGAAGCACCGGCCGTCCTCGCTCCACAGCGCCCGCACCGGCCCGCCCGGTAGGCACGTGTAGGGCGTCACGGCAGGTCGGCCGCGCATGATGGGCTCGCTCGGTCCGCTCCCTCCGTCCACAACCTCCGGGTAGAGGTTGATCGTCCGCTCGAGGCTGACGTGCCCTGAGCGGGACGGATTCGAGGGGCCGATGAAGCCAGGCAGGCGCATCGGTCAGTCTCCCGTGAAGATGTCGAACCGGTCGGGTCGATTCAGCAGCGCGACGTCGACGCGGACCGGCTCGCTGTGAATGTTCGACCGCTTGATGTCGGCCAGCGCATCGGCTGCGTCCTGTTTCAGTTGCCCGTCGACCGGCCGGCCGAAGGGGCGGCAGCACTCGACGGCGAGGTTCAACCGAATAGCCTTCTCGTACCCGGGTGGCAGGGTCAGCTCGGTCACCAGCGAGGGCACGCTGCCAAGCGGAGCCGGCAGGTACAACACCGGCCGGATCGTCACGTCGGTTGGTACGGGCCAGAAGTAGAGCGTGCCGACCGCCGCGTCAGCGTTGTAGTAGAACCGTCGGGGGAACGTGTTGGGCAGGAGTTTCATGCGCTCTTCCTGCCACTGCGCCTTCGTGTAGGGGTCGAGTTCTCGCTCGAACGGCGTCACCGTGCCGGGGAACTGGACCGCGACCTTGTCGATGAACACCGGCCGTGTCGGCGTCACGAAGTTGGGCGCGGGCGTGACCGAGGACGGTCCGACCGTGTAGCCGTCCTGGTTCGCCACGAACGTGAAGAGCGTCCGGGTGTAGTTGTAGATGGTCAACTCCTGGGTGCGCCAGGCGTCGAGCATCGAGTTGAACCGGCGGAGAACCTTGTAGGCGTCCGAATCGCTCACCTGTTGTCCGCCGCCGTGGCAACCGATCTCATCGAGCGTGTCGGTGATGAGCTCGAGGGCTTTCACTTCTTGCCGCCTCTCCCGCCGCGGCGGCCGGTGGCCACCTCGGGCTGATCGGACGGTTCAAGGTCGAGGGCTTCGGCCGGCTCGCTGGCGAGGGACGCCTCCGGCGCCGGACCGGGTTCGACGACCCCGCCGGGCTTGTTGGACCATCCCGGTCCGAGTCGCTTCTCGTCCTCGGCCGTGTTGACCAACCGCTCGCCGTGCTCGGCGTGGTAGCGGACGCACGGGTACGGGGCGCCCTGGACCTGGCGAGGCTTCTGGTCGTCCTTCTTGATGCCCCAGACCGAGCCGGCGCGCTGCACCATCAGGCGCTGACCGAGCCGGGTGAGCCAGTCGACGAAGCCCATGACCGCCTGTTCGACCTCGGGGAAGTTGATGTCATGGCCGGCGAGCGTGCCGCCGACCTTGACCTTCGGCCACCAGGCGCGCAGTTCGGCCGCGACATGCGGACCGGAGTGGTCGTCATCCAGGAAGACGAAGTCGAGGCTCGAGTCCGCGTAGGTCGCCGACATCGCGAGGCTGGAGCCGACGCGGATGTGGACTTCGCCGGCGACGGGCCGCAAGAAGTACTCGGCCGCCTCCTTGACGCCGCCGCGCTCGGCGACCGTCCGGTCGTACCAATGCAGGTCCGCCGCGTCGATGAGGTCGCGCCGCAGACCCGCGAACGTGTCGATCGTGTCGAACCAGATCGCCTTGTGCGCGTTGTGGATCTCGACGCCCATGCAGGCGGCCGACTTGCCGAACAGCGTGCCGACCTCCACGAAGCGCGCGCCGTCCTGCGCGGCGGCCACGTGCGCGGCGTAGACGGCCTCGAAATCGAACCAGCCAGGGATCTCCTCGTGAAAGTGCTTCACTTCGCGTCCTCCCTGAACGTGGCGAACACCTCCGGCCCGCGGGCCAGAGCCGTCAACCACTCGTCTCCGTGCACGGTCGGCCACACGGCCAGATTGGTGATGTGGCCGAATCGAATGGTGGGGTCTCCGTAGAGCGGGATGCCGGCCTCGTAGAGCTTCCGGCAGAAATCGAGGTCGTCGCACCACTCGTCTTCCCGGCCTTTGAACTGGCCGAGCGTCCACCAAGGAGAGTCGATACGACGGAAGACGTCGGTTCTGACCAGGAGCCCGCCCGACGTCGCGGCGGCGAGTTGCACGAGGCTGCCGTCGGTCGGGATGTCAGCGAGCCGCATCATGCACTCGAGCCGAGGCTGATTCGCGTGGAACCAGATCGGCTTGAACTCCGGCATCCGGCGCAGACTCAGCCCGACAACGGCATCGAACTGCCCGCCACGCTCCAGCATCTTCGTGAGCACGTCCGGCTGAAAGACCAAGTCGTCGTCGAGGAAGAAGATGTGCTCGGCGCCGAGCTCGAGCGCGCGCCGGACGATGAGGTTGCGATTCTGCGAGACAGACGAGCCGCGGCCCGGAACGACCCGCCAACCGGCAGGCCGTTCCAGGTCGCAGAGACAGCCCCAGAACGCGGACCATCGTCCTTGTTCCGCGCACGGGACGCCGATGACACCAACCGCCGTCTCAGGCATCAGGGACCTGAGCGTCAGCCGAGGGTGACGTTCTTCGAACCGAGCACCACCCACCGACCGTCGATCGCCTCGAGGTCCACGAAGTTGCCGATGGCCGCGCCGAAGGTCGCGACATCGCTCGAGGTGGATTCGGTGTTGAAGCCGTCGGTGGTGATCGTGTGCGCTGCGGCCGTCGCGCTCACGATGTGGAGCTGCGTCCCGTTCTCGCCGACCGACGGGTTGGCCAGTGTGAGGCCCGCAGCCGTGGCCTTCCGGATGATGTGCGTGCCGGGCTTCGGCGTGACGGCGCCATCCTGCCCGTAGCTGTACTGCCTCGGCGCGACGGCCGACGGCCCGAAGTTGATGTCCTTCCAGTCGTCCACGGTGCCGTAGACGAACGGAGCGAGAACATCGTGCGCGACCGCCATCTTGCCCTGCTGTCCGCGGGCCAGTTCGACCCGCGTGCCCGACACCTTCGTGACCTTGACAGCCTCGTCGTCGATGCGCGCGAGCATTCCGACCGCGACCGTCCCCGCCGTGGTGACGGAGGCGGCGCCATCCGTCGCGCCGATCGCCCCCGCGATCGTGGTTTTGGTGAGAGCCATGATTCTGTTCCCTTCTCAAAGGGGCGGCGGCCCGGTCTCCCGAGCCGCCCCCACATCCGTTGCAGCGAACCGATCGGCCCCGCTCAGGGCCGCGTGACGCTAGACGTCACGAGTGGACACGGCTGGCCAGTTCCGCACGGAGCGTGGTCCAGTCGCAGAGCACGTCGAAGCGCGTGATCATCTCGTCCGACCGGATGTCGTAGGCCGTCACCATCCGGACGCCCACGCCGGTCTGGTCGTCTCCGGCATAGGCGGCTTCGTGAACACCCTTCGGCAGCTTCAGCTTGGCGGTGACGAACGTGAAGGCATCGCGGTGGAAGCCGAGCCCGACACGGCCGATCTTCGCGGACGCGCTGTTGAAGGTCAGAACCGCGTCCGCCGGAGCGGCCTTGTTGACTGTCTGGTAGGCGCCGGAGGTGATGATGGACGGCGAGATCGGGATCGTCACCGTGCCGTCAGCCGCAGCCGTGCAGGGCGCCGTGCACACGAAGTCCTGCAGGTAGCCGGTCGCTTCGAGCGATTCCGGATTGACCGACTGCACACCCGTGCCGGCGGCCAGCGTGCCGATCGTGAAGACGTCGCCCTGGTTGATGGTGTCGCCCGACGTGAAGCCCTTGCAGAGCAGGCTGGCGCCGGTCTGCGCACCGCTGATCTGCCAGGTCGTGCCGTTGGTCCCCGTCCGCGTGCCCTCGGTGTGGGTCGCACAGTTCTGGTCCATGTGCCAGCCGGACCATCCGAGGACCGCGCCGGCGTACTGCCCGTTGCGGAACGACTCGGAGATCAGGTTGGCCGGGTTGAGCAGCGCGAAGTTGCTGCCCACGTGCTCGGCCTGCATGTCCGGCGTGACCACCATCGACCGCAGGGCGTCCTGCGGGGCGGCCATGTTGGCGAGCTTCACGCCCGCCTTCAGGTAGGTCATGTTGGCGGTCGGTGTCGTGGACCCGCTCGGTACGGTGCCGAGGGTGCCGACCGCGTTGTAGATGTTCTTGTACTGCTTCAGCCCCTCGAGGTCGATCTTGTTGCCGATCTTCGCCAGGATGGGCCGCAGGATGTTGTCGCTGTAGTTGTTCAGCGAGAGCAGGCGGTCGGTCTCGGAGAAGCTGATGTCGATCCCGAACTTGCGCGTCAGCTTGATCGGGACCCGGTCCTCGGTGGTCGCCTGGAGCTGGATGGCGTCGCCCTCGCGGACGATGTACTTCGGGGGAACGCGCGCGTAGACGATGGACCCGACCTTGGCGCCTTCCTGCCCGAACATGCTGTCGTACTGGCGGTTCACGAGTCCCGTGAACACCAGGTTGTTCGTCAGCACCCGGAGTGCTTCCAGGGTGACGATCTCGAGTGTGAGTAGTTTGTTCATCGCTGCAACCTCGTGAAAAAGCCGTTCAGTGAACGTCTCTGTCGTGGTCTCAGCGATGACGCAGACGGCGAGCTCGGGAGGTCCCGGTACGCGGGGCCCGAAGGCCCCGCAGGTGCTGCCGTCAGCAGGAAGACGCCTGTTGACCTGTGTGCCTTACCGTCGTGCCAGCCGGTCCCGTTCCTCCTTGTTGCGGTCGTGCATCCACTGGACCGCCTCGGGCGATCCGGGCGTAATCCGCTGCGCTCGTTCTTCGAACGTCTCGCTCGGCGCCGCGCTCGAGCCCCGCACCGGCGTGGGCGGCTGTGGTGCCTTCGGCACCGGCGCAGCGGAAGTGGCGGCGCCCGGGGCGGCCGGTTTCCCGGCCGGTGCGGCGCTGCCCTTGAGCTGCTGAGACAGCATGACCAACGCTTCGTGCGCTTCGAACGGCGGCAGCGCGGCGATGCGCGCGGCCTCGTCCAGGTGCGATCCGAGGTGGTAGAGGACGGCCGGTCCCATCGCGTTCCGCGGGTGCGAGATCCACGCGCCCATCGGTTCCGTGATCTGCTTCATGAGGTCGGGGTTGTTGACCGTGACCTCGTCGTAGTCCGGGTGTGCCGTCGCGAACGTCTTGATGGTCTCCTGCCGGACGCGGCCGGCTTCGGCGGCGGCCGTCTCGGTGGACCGCTTCGCTTCGATCGCCTTCAGGCGTTCGTCGACCTTGGCGTCGATGCGGCGTTCCATCTGGCGGTCGCGCCACGCATCGTGCGCCTTGTCGTAGTCCTGGTAACTCGTGAACTTCTCGTCGTCGACCTGCGGTTCGGGGTCGTCGGCAGGCACGACCGGCGCCGCCGGCGCGGTCGGAACGGGCGGCGCCGCGGCCGCGGGCTCCGCGGCGCCGGGGGCCGGTGTGCGGCCCTTGAGGATCTCGTCGAGAATCCGCTGCTGCGAGGCGACGGTGCCCTCGAGCGTCGCCACCTTGGACTCGGCCTCTCGGCGCTGTTGGCGGAGGACCTTGATGGTGTGGAGCTTCGACCTCGAGGACCGCGCTTCGCGTTCTGTGCCAGGCTCGGGCTCGCCTCCGCCCTCGTCTTCGTCGCCCTCGTCCCCTTCGTCACCGGCGGCCGGCGCGGCAGGGACAGGCTCGCCGGCGGCCGGAGTCGCCGCGGCGGCGGCAGGGGCCGCAGCCGGAGGATCGGCGGGCTTCGGGAGTTCGTCCGCCTTGCCGCCTCCACCTTCGCCAGGCGCAGGCGGAGTCTCGGGCTTCAGCCCAAGGGCCTCGTCCACGTTCGCCTGAGTCCCGGTTGTCGTCTCGAGCACAATCGCCATGACGTCACACTCCTTGCGCGGGGGGTTCACCCGCGAATGACCCTACAGGCCCGGTAGGTACGGGGGCGGATGGCGGCAGGACCGGCGAGGAAACGGACGCGCCGGGAGACACGGCAGCGGGAGGACGAGTCGCTTGTCCGTCCTCGCCAGTCCCGCCAGGTGAAGCCGGCGCGCCGAGACCGGAGATGGCCTCGATGCGCGCGCGGTCGATGTCGGTCAGGTGCTGGATCTGCTGCAACTGCCCCTGCAGCAGCGCGATGGTCTCGGCGCTCGCGGTCTTCGACTGCGCCACGACGATCATCGCGGTC contains:
- a CDS encoding class I SAM-dependent methyltransferase; its protein translation is MKHFHEEIPGWFDFEAVYAAHVAAAQDGARFVEVGTLFGKSAACMGVEIHNAHKAIWFDTIDTFAGLRRDLIDAADLHWYDRTVAERGGVKEAAEYFLRPVAGEVHIRVGSSLAMSATYADSSLDFVFLDDDHSGPHVAAELRAWWPKVKVGGTLAGHDINFPEVEQAVMGFVDWLTRLGQRLMVQRAGSVWGIKKDDQKPRQVQGAPYPCVRYHAEHGERLVNTAEDEKRLGPGWSNKPGGVVEPGPAPEASLASEPAEALDLEPSDQPEVATGRRGGRGGKK